CCAGTTGCCGTCGCCGGAAAGCCAGAAGGTCGGTCCGCCACCAGCCTCTGCCGGAGCGAGCGCGTCGAATGCAGCGCCTGCCGCGGGCTCTTCGGCGTATTGCGTCGCCGTGCCAGCATTGTTTGAAGTCGCGCCGACGCCGCCCTGCGCGTTGCGCATGCGGTCGGTCAGGCCGTTGCGCATCAGGGCGCTGCCGGTGACAAAGGCGGACTGCGATGTGGCGTTAATCACGCCCGAAAGCGCATCAAAGGCAGAACGAGCCGCATCCTCGGAAGGCAGGAGAAGCAGCGCATCGTAGAGGCCCAGTGAAGGTTCCGTGGCCGGCAGGCTGTCAAGCGCGGCGGCCGTTGACCGCTGGTTCGGCGTCTCGGCCGCGGTCACGAGCGCGCGCGGCATGGCCTTGACTTCAACGGTTACGCTGTCGGCGAGATAGTTCACCGTTCCATTGAGGAAGATCGACGTCGTAGTGACGGTGGCGAAGCTGCCGTCAATGCCGGAGGCCGCGATGAGCGTATAAGTTTGCCCATCGCGGTAATCAGCATCGGTATCGACCAGCACAAGCTGAAGTTCTGCGCCGCCAACCGTGACCGTTCCGCTCGCGGAAAGAAGGTCGGCAGAGCCGTCAGCAGCCAGTTCCGCCTCGAGGATGCCGCCCGGCGCGAGGGTCACATCACCGGCGACCGTCAGCGCGCCGATGGCGTTGCCGGGCGCCAGCACGCCGCCGGCCAGAACCGTCACCGTACCAGTCGTGCCGGTGCCCGCAAGCGTTCCGCCATCGAGGACATTGACGGCCCCACCGAGAGCGCCGCTGATGGCAAGCCGTCCGCCGGAAACGCTCATGGCCCCGGAAAAGGCGCTGTTATTCCCGGCCATGGTCAATGTGCCAGCGCCCTGCTTGCGCAGCATGCCGGTTCCCACGATCAGGTTGTCGAGCGTGGCATCGGTCGGCTGATCAAAGGTCAGCACGGCCTCGTTCTCGAGCGCGATATTGCCATTGAGCCCGGATGTGGCGTTGAGGAAGGTAAGGGTGTTGTCACCGCCTTGGAAGGTCACGGCGTTTGCCTGCGTCAGGCCGTCGCCGGACATGCCGCCCGTGATCGTGCCGCCGTTGATGAGCGTGAGGCCGATGCCTGCAACGCCGACGCCGCCAGCGCCATTGCCGGCGGTGTTGTCGATTTCGGCCATCGCGCCCGAGGTCGGCGGAGCGATGCCGGCCGCACCGCCATTGCCGCCGAACCCGCCTTGCGAGGACGAAGTGACGGTATCGCCGCCTGCGCCGCCATTGCCGCCGGTGATCCGGGCGGAATTGTTCATCGCCCCCGTCGCCGTTATCAGCGCGCCGTAGCCGCCCGCGCCGCCGCCGCCCGCAGTGCCCGGCCCGCCGCCGGTCGGGCCATCGCCGCCATTGCCGCCATTGCCTCCACGCAGATCCGTGTTGGTAAGAACGCCCGAAAAGCCGTTGCCATGAAGGCCGCCACCCCCGCCGCCGCCACCGCCGGAGCCGGCCCTATTGCCGACGTTCTCGCCATCTTCGCCGTCCATATGTATTGCTGTGCCGCCAGCCCCGCCGGCAGGCCTGGTATAGCCGATACAAATCTCTGGCCTGCAGGCCGTATTGCCGCCTTCTCCGCCCTGGCCGCCGCCTGCGCCACCACCGCCGCCACCGTAATAGACCGAAAGACTATCACCGGACGCGGCGCTTCCGCCACTCTCGCCTGTGTACCCGGCTCCCCCCGAAAATCCCGGCATAAGCTTAAGGACGAAATTGGGAGGAGGACTGGGATTTGGGCTGCGAGACACCATGCCTCCGCCCGCTCCGCCATCGGCGTGGGCTGAGGGAGCCGCCAGCATCAGGGGGCCCATGGTTACCCCGGCCATCATCGTGCAGGCGAGAAGCCGCGTGGTCGCCGACACGAATTGCATTCTCGCGACAGGCTGTCGTCGTGTAAAGTGTCGCGCCGCACTGGCCCTTGCCTCCGGAAACGCCCGAAGTGCTGCCGCATAGGCCTTCCCCGCGCATACAGGACGGCAGGCCTGCTCGAAACGCCAGATGGGCGCCGGCTCGTCGGCGCGCCTTCGCAGGTAGTCCAGAGCACTGTCCACGGACGGACGATCGGGATCGAGAAAGCAGGCCTCTCTGGAATAGAGCTCCCGGTGCACCGGCAGGTCCGACAGCAGCAGCGGAACGCCATGAAGCGCCGCCTCTGCCGCCGACATGTTGAAGCCCTCGAAGCGCGAGAGGCTGACGAAAGCCGCAGCGCCGCCATAGAGCGCGTCGAGCTGCCGGCGTTCGACATAGCCGAGATGGCGCACCCGATTACGTATCTCAGCAGGAAGGCTTCGGGCAAGCGCCATCACCCGCGCGTCTCCTTGACCAGTCATCACGAGCTCGATCGACTGGTCGCGTGAGGCAAGTTCCGCGAAAAAATTCAGCAGGCCGGAAAAGTTCTTGTGCGGATGGTGATGAATTGGCGCCAGCAGATAACGATGCGTACCGGGCGCCACAAGAGGTCGTATTTTCCGCACTGCAACGGGATTATAGATAACCCGCCCGCTGCGCGGCGTACCAATCTTTTCCAGAAACTGAGAGCGCGCGGCCTCGCTGATGAAGATGATCTCATCGGCATTGTCGCGAGCCTCGGTAAAGGTTTCGAACAGCTCTTGCCTTACAGACTCGTTGAAAAGCGAGGGAAGATAGGCAAACTGAACATCGTGGATCACGTTGACGACCCGCGGCCCGCCGGCTCGTGCGCGCCCCGGGATCGGAGACTGGAAGTTCGGGTAGAAGAACACCGCGTCCGGATCACGCTCGGCCAGGCGCTCGGCCGCAAGGCGCTCGCGATAAAGATAGGACAAGCGGGCATCGGGAAGGCGAAGTTCGTCGGCAAGCGATCGGACCGACACGAGTTCGGGGCCATAACTGTTCTTCAGTTCGCGATAGAGGATTTTCGAAAATTCGACAACGCCGCCGATCTCCGGATAGTCGTGGACGATATCGAAATAATAGATCCGGGACGCGCCGAGGTGCTCCGCCAGAACATCCGCATCGATACCCCTCGCCATCGCCGCTCCCTTCAGATTTTAAAGAAAATTTAAGTTAACCACAGCTTACTAAATTGCTCACAGCTACCGCAAGACGATTTATTGCTCGGAAGGCGCGAAAATGTGCCGCGATGCAGTTTTGACACAGGAAGCAGATATCCGGGATCAGCACCTTCTGCGCGGCAAGGATGATGGCCTTGACCTTGCAATCCGATGTTCGGCGGGTAAGGCTCCTTTATTGCCGCGTTCCCGGCCGACAAGCGCACGAAGCGCTTCCAAAGGAACGCCGCTGACCCGCTCCTTAGCTTTGCAAACTCGTCAGCCAGGTTCTTGCTTCTCATGCAATCGATGTTCCATCGACAATCACATGGTCATAATCCATGGAACATTTCTCTATGGGAGGCTTCGATCGGAAGACGGCGCGCAGCATGTCGAGGGTGACGACGGCGCGCGGGGTTCCGCAGGCCCGCATGCGACCATTATCGATACTGAGCGCCGCATGATCTGGGCGACATGCCTGCTCACTTTGCATTAAATCGACAGGCAAGCGCGTCTGTATACTCTGAGGGAAATCCGCCGACGCCTGAAACCGGGTGCGCCATGAAGTCCGGGGCGCCGATACGCCGCAAAACCCAAACCCTTCAACATCAAACGCGTGCCACCAATTTCCAGATCAACCGGGGTGAAACAGACACAACGACGCCCCATGTCCCGCGATTTATGTCCAGAAAACCTGACAGATCATGAAGAAGGCAGGTTAAAAGACCGCGCGAATCGGGTAGAGTCACGAAGTCCGAATTTGGGGTCGAAACGCCGGCGCCTCGCAATGGAGGGGACCGATGCCGACCATCTTCAATTCCGCCAGATTTTTTGCGGCGTGGTTCGTTTTCGCCCTTTTGACGGCGGCATGTCTTCAGCTCACGCCCGCAGCCGCCCAGGAAACTGACGACGAAAAAACCTCCACCGAGCTGGTGCAGGAAATCTTCCAGGATGCTCAGGGAAATGCCGGCCTAAAGGCGCGTTACGAACGGCTGGTAACGAACCCGATATCGCCGCCCGACACGCGCAGCCCGCGCGCAACGCTCGAAAGTTTCCTGGTGATCATGCAGACGGCCAGCGAACTCTGGCTCGAGGTGCGCGACAGCTATTTCGACGGCGACACCTTCTTTATGACCAAAGCCCAGCACGATCAGCTCGTTCTGGTACAGTCGCTTCTGGAGAAGGCGGCGCGGACATTCGATCTCTCGGCGATACCGGCCGCTTCCCGGCAGCGCGCGAGCATCGAGACGGTGCTGCAGCTCCAGGAGATATTCGACCGGATCTATCTGCCGCCGGTGGAGGAAATACCGGGCCTTGCCGCGGGCGCGTTCGCGCTGTCGGATTCGGACGCACAAGCGCTGCCGGCAAAATGGATCATTCCCGCCACCAGCCTGACCATCGAGCGGCAAAGGGACGGCCCGCGGGAGGGCGAATATCTTTTCACCCAGAGCACAATCCACCAGATCGACGACGATTACGAGGAGGTCAAGGCCCTGCCGATGATCGCCGACCTCGGCGAAGACCTCTACCAGTATTACATCTACACGCCGGGCAGCTTGGTCGCGGCACGCTGGTATGAGCTTATTCTCGATGGCCCCTATTGGCTGCGTTATGAATTCGGCAATCAGGCCTATTGGCAATGGATCGGGTTGGCGATCATCGCCGTCGTGTCGGTGGTCGCACTGGTCTGGTTCAGCCGCTGGAATACGCGACGCGCGGTTCCGCTGGATCCCGCCAGACGCCAGATGCGTCGCGTTGTCACGCCCCTGCTGATCATCGCTGCGGCAAACCTCATCCGCTTCCTGATCGAGGAGCAAATCAACATCACCGGCGATCTGCTCCATTTCACCACCACTGCCCTGAGCGCCCTGATATGGACGGCCACGGCCTGGTTCACCTATCAGCTTCTGCAGACGCTCTATATGTGGACCATCCGCAATCCCGCCGTCAGCAATGCCTCGCTGGATGCCAGCCTGCTGCGCACCGGATTCCAGGTGATGTCCTTCATCGTGGCGATCATCGTGCTCGGCTATGGCGCGACCCAGATCGGCATTCCGATCTACGGCGTCGTCGCCGGTCTCGGCGTCGGCGGCCTGGCAATCGCGCTCGCCGCCCAGCCGACGCTTGAAAACTTCATCAGCGGCGTGCTGCTCTACGCCGACCGGATCGTGCGGGTCGGCGACTTCTTCCAGTTCGACGATACCGCTGGCACGGTGGAGGAAATCGGCATCCGTTCGACGCGCATCCGCGCGCCCGACCGCACCCTCATCATCGTCGCCAATGCCGATCTGGTGAAGCGCAAGATCACCAATTACAGCCGACGCGACGTTTTCCTGTTCAGGCACAAAATCGGCCTTCGATACGAGACTGACGCCGACACGCTGTACAAGGTCATGGAGGATATCCGGACGCTTCTCGCATCCTACGAAACCGTGCTCGAATCGCCGAGGCGTGTCCGGCTCGTGGAATATGGCGATTCGGCCGTGCTGATCGATATCTACGCCAATATCTCGGCTACCGACATGAACGTCTTCCTGGAGGTGCAGGAGCAATTGCTGCTTTCGATTCGCGACATCGTCGAGCGCCACGGTTCCGGTTTTGCCTATCCCACCTCCACCGTCTATCTCGCCAAGGGCGATTACAACGAACCCAGGCCGATCGCAGACGTTGCGACCAAGGAGAACGCCGGCAAAGCGCCGAACGACGAAGGGCCCTAACCCGTCTTGTTCACGACGCGGCTTGAAAAGGCTGGCGGATGCAGCTTCAGCGATCGATTTGGCGTAAGGTTCGGCTGTCCATACCAATCCCTTCACCTCATCTCGTGACCCACACCCACCATGACCGACAATACGTTGCCGCCGGCTGCTTTTCCAGCCGTGTGCGCCAAGAAGATCACAGCCGCGTTCGATGGCGGCCGCATCACCTCGGACGGCGGCTTCATGCTTCTGGCCGTCACCGAGCGGCTGCCTGGGTCGGGTTCTGGTCGATCTGTGGCTGTCGAACCATGCCACGCGCTAGAAACTGTCACCCTCGACATCGACGAAACGGTGGATGTCGTTCACGGCCATCAGCAGCTCTCGCTCTTCAATACCCATTCCTGCCGATCCACATCTATCACCCCGCCACCGGCCGGCCCGGCGCCATGATCCTGCGTCCCGGCAAGACACCGGCGGGCAAGGAAATCCGTGGTAATCTGCGCCGCCTCGTCCGGATGATCCGGCGCGCGCCGACAACCCGCATCGAGGCGACCGCCGACGATACCCGCACCCGCCGCGCCCTTGAAGAGAAACCGGTGCTGAGCGACTATGCCGCAACCTGGTACAGGGCGAAATCCTGGAAGGTGGAGCGCCGCGTCTGCGCGCGCATCGAGGCGACCACGATGGGCCTTGGCATCCGCTTTGCCGTCACCAATCTCGGTGAAGGCTCCGCCGGGCACATCTACGACGTTCTCTACTGCGCCCGCAGTCAGGCCGAGAACCTGATCAAGATGCACAAGAGCCAGCTTGCCTCCGACCGCACCTCCTACTGCTCACCCTGCACACCGCCGCCTACTGGCTGATGCTGACACTGCGCGACGCCGTGCCCGCAACCGATTGCCTGCGCAAGGCCGAGTTCGCCACGCTCAGGCTGCGCCTCCTCAAGCTCGGCGCCCGCGTCACCGAGACCGCCTCGCGCGTCCGCGTGGCCTTCACCGCCGCATGCCCCGAGTCCGAGCTCTTCCGCCATCTCGCCGGCGCCTTGCAACCGGGCGCGCCATGGAGGCAGGGGCGGCGATGCCCGCAGAACCCAAACCCTTTAATATCAAACGCGTGCCACCAACTCCCAGATCAACCTAGGTGAAACAGACACAACGACGCCCCATGTCCCGCGATTGATGTCCAGAATACCTGACAGATCATGAATAAGACGGGCTAGCCGTGGCGCGCCTGCAATCTGCAAAGAGGGATAAAGCACGTTTAGCGGCTAGAAGGATGACCCCTCCCGCATAGCTTGCTTTACCATAAACCGACCAGACCATAGGGTCGGTGCATGCGGTATCTTGATATTGAATTTTCAGAGGATTTTCTGACGGCTGACCGCGATGGAGACGGTACGCGACTGACCTTCACACGGCAGGAAAGAATTCTGCTGCAACACTTTACGGCCAATACCGAACGCCTGCTCAGCCGCAGCGATCTGCTCTCTGTTTTAGGCGGACAAAGCGACGCCGTTAGCGACCGTCATGTCGATTTCCTGATCAACCAGCTCCGGCGCAAGCTTCAGGACGCACCGCGCACGCCCCGCTTCATCCGAACGCAGTATGGCGAAGGCTATGTCTGGATTGCGCCGCACACGTCGGTGAATGCAGAGAATCCGGACGCGTTTTTGATCATCGGACCCATCCGCGGCCTGAAGCGGGGCGGCGCGGAGGCGGCGCGCTATCTCGCTCAGCTTCATCAGGCGTTTCAGGCAGGTCTCGGTTCCGACAGGACGGTGATTGTCGAGGGGTCCCACAGGGTCGAAACGCGGCATTTCAGCATCGAGGTGGTCTTTCATCTTCATGACGAGGTTCTTCACGCCGCGCTTCTTCTAAGGCATGCCGGTCAGTTTATCGGCATGAAACGGGTCGATCATCGCGCAGGCAGCAATGAACTCGGCGTCGAGGACATCATGCAGGCCATCTGGTCGCATCTCGCCCTGCCGCCGCCAAGCGGTGGTTTGCCCGATGACTTGCCGCCATGGATCCGCCAGCATGACGCGGCGCTCACGCTCAGCGGCAACCCCGCCAAGGTCAGCTGGCGGGACAATGCGCGCATGCTCGAGCGCGCCATGGCAGAAAGTCCGCATGACCAACGTCTGAGCGTGATGTGGGCGCTCAATCTCTATGCCCGCCTGCTGCAGAGCATGAGTGAACCGGATCAGTGGCTTTCCCGGCATGAATGGCAGGCCATCGAGCGGGAGATTGAAGAGACAAGCCTGTCCGTTCTGGGCGAGTTGCCGCAGATGCCCGAGATGGGACTGGCCGTCGCCAAGCTGCTTCTGTTCGTCAACAATGAACATACGGAGCTCGCCGAAAGTCTGGTGGATCAGGCTCTCCGACATGGTTCTGCCTTTGCCACCGCGGCGGCCTTGCGGGGAGAAATCGCGGCGATCGAAGGGGACATCGATGCCGCGTGCCAGCTCTACGACGAGGCGTTGGAACTCGCCGAGCCGGGCACGGAGTTCTTCATCTATCTGATGCTGCTGAAGGCTGGTGCACTGCGCGCCGGAAACAGGCTGGACGCGTTGCAGGCGCTTGCCGAGCGTCTGCGCATGATAGCGCCGCTCGCGCATGCCCGCCTGGGTCTGCTGCTCGCGCCCGAACTGAACGAGGGCCATATGAGCCGGACGGTCGCGGGCGCCGAGCTGACATCGGCCATCGCGGCGCACATGCTTCAACTGCTCTACAATGTCTTCGGCCGCCGCTTCAAGAAACTCGAGCACCGCCGAAACATCATGGACGCGCCGATTGCCGCTTTCTCCGCGGCCTTTGGCGACGATGTCGTCAGCGAGAGCATCAGATCCGGCGTATCCAATCCGGCCTAAGCCCGGCGCGGCGGCGATAATCTGGTGCATTTTCTGCGGCCAGGGCGGATGACGCGTCCACGACACCGACGGTGGAAACTTGCGAAAAGTCAAGAAAATCGCCGTTTCAAATACTGAGCAAACATTTCTGTGAGATGACCGGAGCGTTCTGTTTCGCGTAGGGGGACGGAGCGGACGCAGGTCGGTTTTTCAGCCTGGTCAGCACCGCTTGTCGCCTTGATGCGTCGAAACGCGTTTGTGACCGGTCATGATTGGACATGCATATGCCCATAACTCCTGCCTTTCCTCGCCCCCGTTTCTCCGGCCGGTTCGGGCCTATCGCCGTCTCGGCGCTGCTGACCTCGACCCTGCTGGCGACCGGCGCGCACGCCGACGATCTTCCGACGAGACCTGCCGAAGAGAGCGAGGCCGTTGCCGATCAATCGTCGGTGGCGGTAAGGGCGGCGCTGCAGGAGGCAACAGCCTTTGGTCGCAAATCGCTTCTTGCCAGTATCGTCGAGAACGCGCGGCTGACGCCTGAGCGCGCCGACCTGATCGAAGCGGAGGCGCGAAGGCTCCGGCCCGATCTCGCCGCATCAATTTCCAAGGCAGTAGCATCCGGCCGCCACATCGCAAGCCTGTTTCCCGAGGCGTCGGTGTCCGGAACGGTCCGGACGCAACCTCTGGCATCCTCCCCAGCCGCGCGCGCCACGCCTTACCCCGGGGGCAATCCCAACATTCCGAAAGATACGCTCAGTGAATATCAACGCAACTATTCGCTCGATGCCATGCATGTCGATGCTGCGCTTGAGAAAGGTTTTACCGGAAAGGGTGTCGTCGTCGGCGTTATTGACACAGGCATTGCCATTAGCCCCAACGGGACTGTTCACCCTGAATTTGATGGTCGCGTCGATCCTCGTTCAAAAAGCTACCTTCACTGGTTTGACCCAAGTGTCGAGGGCGAGCACCTGACCCGGGAACAGTTTGAGGCCGCTTTCGAACAAGGTCCGGACGACCCCTATGATATCGATGGCCACGGAACCCATGTCTCCGGGATTATTGGCGCAGGTCGCAACGGTTTCGGCATGGAGGGGGTTGCCTCTCAGGCAACCATTCTCTCCGTTGGAGCGATACCGGGAGGCGATGGCGAAGTCTTCGTCAACGGCGAGGATTTCGATATCGATGATTTGCAGTATTGCGGGCCATCCCTGTTGAATGGAACCTGCGCGCCCATCACCGGTTCACGCGTTCCCGATACTGTAGGGTTTGAATATCTGTCGCAGTTTTCGGATGTGAAGGTGATCAATGGCAGTTTCGGTTCCACTGCTGAACCGGATCAGAAAACCTGGGATATACCTGTCAGGGAGCAAGCTCAGTTCATGGCTGACGCCGAAGCCATGAGGCAAAGCCTTGATGCCGGTCAGGTGATCGTCATGTCTGCAGGCAACGAATTTCTTGAGGCTCCAGTTCTTGCGGAAAATCCTTTCAGCAGTGGCCTTTTCCCCTTCATTCAGCCGAAAAATGAAGCGGCTACGAACTCCTCGGGCAGTCTGGTCTATGATGATCATGGCACCGGGCTTGACCTCAGCTTCACTTCCGCCGAAGTACTGGCGGCTGCAGAAAAACAAGATGGCATTGCCCGCGGTCGAATTGTCGTCGTCGTCGCGCTCGATGCTTATAATCAGATCTCCAGCTATTCCAACAGATGCGGCGTTGCAAAAGAGTGGTGTATTGCCGCGCCGGGCGGGGATCAGCCATCGGGAGCGGATAGCGGTATTTATTCGACCGTCCCTGAAGATCTGGTCCCCAGTGGCTATGATTCCTACTCAGGCACTTCGATGGCAGCTCCGAATGTGTCCGGCGCCGTTGCCGTCCTGACCGAGGCCTATCCGAGCTTCACCCCGGCGGAAATCGTCGAAATCCTGTTCATGACCGCCGAGGATCTCGGCGCTGCGGGGATTGACGCTGTCTATGGTTGGGGGCTGGTGCGGCTTGACCGCGCGCTTTCGGTCGGCCCGGTCGGCATGACCGGCGAAGGCGTCTACACGGTTGGCGCGGACGGCTCCGACACGACCTGGATCGTCTCGTTTATGAGCGATGGAAGCCTTGAGAAGCAGGGCGGCGGCACGCTTTCGATCCTCAACGCCGCAGCCTTCAGACAAGGCGCGGGCGTCGAGGACGGATTGCTGGCGGTTGATGGCGCCCTGACGACGCCGGAACTGCATGTCGGCAGGAACGGCACGCTTGGCGGTACCGGGCGCGTTGCGGCCGATGTGGATGTCGAGGGCACGCTTGCGCCCGGCCAGTCGCCTGGAACGATGACCATTGCCGGCAATGTGAGCCTTGCGCCGACGGCAACCATGGAAATCGATGTCGATGGCACGGGGACAGAGAACGGCGCCGGCAATTATGACCGCATTCTGGTGACCGGCGCGGCCAATGATTTCGCCGCCAACGGCACCCTTCAGCCAAGGTTGCGCGGCATTTCCGGCGCCGCCACCAACGCCTTTACGCCGATGCCCGGCGAACTTTTCACCTTTGTTCAGGTGGCCGACGGCAGCGTCACGGGCAGTTTCGCTAGCCTGGACCAGCCGGATGCGGGCCTTGCTCCAGGCACGCGGCTCGACGTGCTCTACGCAGCGGATGCGCTTTCCCTGGCCGCCACGCCGGAGCGCTATGCCGATCTTTCTGCATTCGGCGTTTCCGCCACGCAAAACGAAAGGGCGTTGGGCACCGCGATCGACAGAAGCCGGCCCGCGGCGGGCGTGCGCCCCGATCCCGCCTATAATGACAGTTTCAACAGGCTTTATGCCTCCGACATCGACGCGCTTGCCGGCGGGCTTTCGTCGCTGACCGGCCAGATCCATGCCGAGATAGGCACCAGCGCCGTCCGCGCCATCGGCCGCTTCGCCGACCGCGTCGGCGAGCGCCAGGTGGGCCTTGCCACCGGATGGCTCTCCGAGACGGGGACGCCCTATGGCGCTGGTGAGGTCTGGGTCAGCGGCAACCATGCCTACACGGATGTAGGCTCCGCCGGCGCGATCTCCGGCTATGACGTCAACGCCAATAATGGTGCGTTCGGTATCGACTGGCATTTCGGGCAGACCATTGCCGGCGTCGCGGGCTCCTATGAATATGCCGACATCTCGGCAAATGTGAACGGCGACGGCAATATCGGCACCTACCAAGCCGCAGCCTATGCCACGTTTGAAACCGGTGGCCCGACCGTGGCCGTACGCGGCGGGCTTTCCTATGGCGACCTTTCAACCAGTCGGCTGACCACGCTCGGCAATTATGCCGCCATGGCCAACGCCTCGGGTCACGGCATGGGCGGCTTTGCCGAATTTAGTGCCTTTCAGGATTTCGAAATGGCGGCGCTGACGCTGACGCCATCCGCCACGCT
This DNA window, taken from Martelella sp. NC20, encodes the following:
- a CDS encoding autotransporter domain-containing protein — translated: MARGIDADVLAEHLGASRIYYFDIVHDYPEIGGVVEFSKILYRELKNSYGPELVSVRSLADELRLPDARLSYLYRERLAAERLAERDPDAVFFYPNFQSPIPGRARAGGPRVVNVIHDVQFAYLPSLFNESVRQELFETFTEARDNADEIIFISEAARSQFLEKIGTPRSGRVIYNPVAVRKIRPLVAPGTHRYLLAPIHHHPHKNFSGLLNFFAELASRDQSIELVMTGQGDARVMALARSLPAEIRNRVRHLGYVERRQLDALYGGAAAFVSLSRFEGFNMSAAEAALHGVPLLLSDLPVHRELYSREACFLDPDRPSVDSALDYLRRRADEPAPIWRFEQACRPVCAGKAYAAALRAFPEARASAARHFTRRQPVARMQFVSATTRLLACTMMAGVTMGPLMLAAPSAHADGGAGGGMVSRSPNPSPPPNFVLKLMPGFSGGAGYTGESGGSAASGDSLSVYYGGGGGGAGGGQGGEGGNTACRPEICIGYTRPAGGAGGTAIHMDGEDGENVGNRAGSGGGGGGGGGLHGNGFSGVLTNTDLRGGNGGNGGDGPTGGGPGTAGGGGAGGYGALITATGAMNNSARITGGNGGAGGDTVTSSSQGGFGGNGGAAGIAPPTSGAMAEIDNTAGNGAGGVGVAGIGLTLINGGTITGGMSGDGLTQANAVTFQGGDNTLTFLNATSGLNGNIALENEAVLTFDQPTDATLDNLIVGTGMLRKQGAGTLTMAGNNSAFSGAMSVSGGRLAISGALGGAVNVLDGGTLAGTGTTGTVTVLAGGVLAPGNAIGALTVAGDVTLAPGGILEAELAADGSADLLSASGTVTVGGAELQLVLVDTDADYRDGQTYTLIAASGIDGSFATVTTTSIFLNGTVNYLADSVTVEVKAMPRALVTAAETPNQRSTAAALDSLPATEPSLGLYDALLLLPSEDAARSAFDALSGVINATSQSAFVTGSALMRNGLTDRMRNAQGGVGATSNNAGTATQYAEEPAAGAAFDALAPAEAGGGPTFWLSGDGNWTDADGNGNAAGYTGSAGGVLAGVDFMFGDGFLVGVAGGYGASEITVSGGGGKADSNNWSLALYGAGGWGDFALRGGLGYTWHDVSSTRTVAFTGFANTLTADYDAATFQAFGEAAYRFETGFAAFEPFAGLSYVGFHQDGFAETGGAAALSVSAADMDTTFTTIGARAERDFALGSTKATLSGTLGWQHAFGDITPLAAMAFSGSDSFSVAGTPIARNTAVVEAGLSLKLAPHAEFGIGYAGQFGDGVTQNGVRAGLKVRF
- a CDS encoding mechanosensitive ion channel family protein, whose amino-acid sequence is MPTIFNSARFFAAWFVFALLTAACLQLTPAAAQETDDEKTSTELVQEIFQDAQGNAGLKARYERLVTNPISPPDTRSPRATLESFLVIMQTASELWLEVRDSYFDGDTFFMTKAQHDQLVLVQSLLEKAARTFDLSAIPAASRQRASIETVLQLQEIFDRIYLPPVEEIPGLAAGAFALSDSDAQALPAKWIIPATSLTIERQRDGPREGEYLFTQSTIHQIDDDYEEVKALPMIADLGEDLYQYYIYTPGSLVAARWYELILDGPYWLRYEFGNQAYWQWIGLAIIAVVSVVALVWFSRWNTRRAVPLDPARRQMRRVVTPLLIIAAANLIRFLIEEQINITGDLLHFTTTALSALIWTATAWFTYQLLQTLYMWTIRNPAVSNASLDASLLRTGFQVMSFIVAIIVLGYGATQIGIPIYGVVAGLGVGGLAIALAAQPTLENFISGVLLYADRIVRVGDFFQFDDTAGTVEEIGIRSTRIRAPDRTLIIVANADLVKRKITNYSRRDVFLFRHKIGLRYETDADTLYKVMEDIRTLLASYETVLESPRRVRLVEYGDSAVLIDIYANISATDMNVFLEVQEQLLLSIRDIVERHGSGFAYPTSTVYLAKGDYNEPRPIADVATKENAGKAPNDEGP
- a CDS encoding winged helix-turn-helix domain-containing protein, which gives rise to MRYLDIEFSEDFLTADRDGDGTRLTFTRQERILLQHFTANTERLLSRSDLLSVLGGQSDAVSDRHVDFLINQLRRKLQDAPRTPRFIRTQYGEGYVWIAPHTSVNAENPDAFLIIGPIRGLKRGGAEAARYLAQLHQAFQAGLGSDRTVIVEGSHRVETRHFSIEVVFHLHDEVLHAALLLRHAGQFIGMKRVDHRAGSNELGVEDIMQAIWSHLALPPPSGGLPDDLPPWIRQHDAALTLSGNPAKVSWRDNARMLERAMAESPHDQRLSVMWALNLYARLLQSMSEPDQWLSRHEWQAIEREIEETSLSVLGELPQMPEMGLAVAKLLLFVNNEHTELAESLVDQALRHGSAFATAAALRGEIAAIEGDIDAACQLYDEALELAEPGTEFFIYLMLLKAGALRAGNRLDALQALAERLRMIAPLAHARLGLLLAPELNEGHMSRTVAGAELTSAIAAHMLQLLYNVFGRRFKKLEHRRNIMDAPIAAFSAAFGDDVVSESIRSGVSNPA
- a CDS encoding S8 family serine peptidase; its protein translation is MPITPAFPRPRFSGRFGPIAVSALLTSTLLATGAHADDLPTRPAEESEAVADQSSVAVRAALQEATAFGRKSLLASIVENARLTPERADLIEAEARRLRPDLAASISKAVASGRHIASLFPEASVSGTVRTQPLASSPAARATPYPGGNPNIPKDTLSEYQRNYSLDAMHVDAALEKGFTGKGVVVGVIDTGIAISPNGTVHPEFDGRVDPRSKSYLHWFDPSVEGEHLTREQFEAAFEQGPDDPYDIDGHGTHVSGIIGAGRNGFGMEGVASQATILSVGAIPGGDGEVFVNGEDFDIDDLQYCGPSLLNGTCAPITGSRVPDTVGFEYLSQFSDVKVINGSFGSTAEPDQKTWDIPVREQAQFMADAEAMRQSLDAGQVIVMSAGNEFLEAPVLAENPFSSGLFPFIQPKNEAATNSSGSLVYDDHGTGLDLSFTSAEVLAAAEKQDGIARGRIVVVVALDAYNQISSYSNRCGVAKEWCIAAPGGDQPSGADSGIYSTVPEDLVPSGYDSYSGTSMAAPNVSGAVAVLTEAYPSFTPAEIVEILFMTAEDLGAAGIDAVYGWGLVRLDRALSVGPVGMTGEGVYTVGADGSDTTWIVSFMSDGSLEKQGGGTLSILNAAAFRQGAGVEDGLLAVDGALTTPELHVGRNGTLGGTGRVAADVDVEGTLAPGQSPGTMTIAGNVSLAPTATMEIDVDGTGTENGAGNYDRILVTGAANDFAANGTLQPRLRGISGAATNAFTPMPGELFTFVQVADGSVTGSFASLDQPDAGLAPGTRLDVLYAADALSLAATPERYADLSAFGVSATQNERALGTAIDRSRPAAGVRPDPAYNDSFNRLYASDIDALAGGLSSLTGQIHAEIGTSAVRAIGRFADRVGERQVGLATGWLSETGTPYGAGEVWVSGNHAYTDVGSAGAISGYDVNANNGAFGIDWHFGQTIAGVAGSYEYADISANVNGDGNIGTYQAAAYATFETGGPTVAVRGGLSYGDLSTSRLTTLGNYAAMANASGHGMGGFAEFSAFQDFEMAALTLTPSATLGYRGFHRDAMTETGSLFALSLPDETFFETQTTLALSASHRFAFDNELKLEPVLSAGWRHDFGDLDRSSNLAIFGSGFDASGADIGRNAFIGRVSVNAIASDRFTFGASYEAELRDNLTSQTFSANASLKF